One region of Alosa sapidissima isolate fAloSap1 chromosome 1, fAloSap1.pri, whole genome shotgun sequence genomic DNA includes:
- the ap1m1 gene encoding AP-1 complex subunit mu-1, whose translation MSASAVYVLDLKGKVLICRNYRGDVDMSEIEHFMTLLMDKEEEGTLSPILAHGAVRFMWIKHNNLYLVATSKKNACVSLVFSFLYKIVQVFSEYFKELEEESIRDNFVIIYELLDELMDFGYPQTTDSKILQEYITQEGHKLDTGAPRPPATVTNAVSWRSEGIKYRKNEVFLDVIESVNLLVSANGNVLRSEIVGSIKMRVFLSGMPELRLGLNDKVLFENTGRGKSKSVELEDVKFHQCVRLSRFENDRTISFIPPDGEFELMSYRLNTHVKPLIWIESVIEKHSHSRIEYMIKAKSQFKRRSTANNVEIHIPVPTDADSPKFKTTVGSVKWVPENSEIVWSIKSFPGGKEYLMRAHFGLPSVEAEDKEGKPPISVKFEIPYFTTSGIQVRYLKIIEKSGYQALPWVRYITQNGDYQLRTQ comes from the exons ATGTCGGCAAGTGCCGTATATGTGTTAGATCTCAAAGGCAAG GTGCTGATCTGCCGTAACTACCGCGGCGATGTGGACATGTCTGAGATCGAGCACTTCATGACCCTGCTAATGgataaggaggaggagggcacaCTCTCGCCCATCCTGGCCCACGGAGCAGTGCGTTTCATGTGGATCAAGCACAACAACCTCTACC TTGTTGCTACGTCGAAAAAGAATGCTTGTGTTTCACTGGTCTTCTCCTTCCTCTACAAGATTGTGCAG GTGTTCTCAGAGTACTtcaaggagctggaggaggagagcatcAGGGATAACTTTGTCATCATCTACGAGCTGCTGGACGAGCTCATGGACTTTGGCTACCCGCAGACCACAGACAGCAAAATCCTGCAGGA atacatCACTCAGGAGGGGCACAAGCTGGACACGGGGGCTCCCCGCCCCCCCGCCACTGTCACCAACGCCGTCTCCTGGAGGTCAGAGGGCATCAAGTACAGGAAGAACGAGGTGTTCCTGGACGTCATCGAGTCGGTCAACCTGCTG GTGAGCGCCAATGGCAACGTGCTCCGCAGCGAGATCGTGGGCTCCATCAAAATGCGCGTGTTCCTGTCCGGCATGCCAGAACTGCGTCTGGGCCTCAACGACAAGGTTCTCTTTGAGAACACTGGCC GTGGTAAGAGTAAGTCCGTGGAGCTTGAGGATGTGAAGTTCCACcagtgtgtgcgtctgtctcgCTTTGAGAACGACCGCACCATCTCCTTCATCCCACCTGACGGCGAGTTTGAGCTCATGTCGTATCGACTCAACACGCAC GTGAAGCCTCTGATCTGGATTGAGTCTGTGATTGAGAAACACTCCCATAGCAGAATCGAGTACATGATCAAG GCGAAGAGCCAGTTTAAGAGGCGCTCGACCGCCAACAATGTCGAGATCCACATTCCCGTGCCCACCGATGCCGACTCGCCCAAGTTCAAGACCACGGTGGGCAGCGTGAAGTGGGTACCAGAGAACAGTGAGATTGTTTGGTCCATCAAGTCCTTCCCT ggtgggAAGGAGTACCTGATGCGGGCTCACTTTGGCCTGCCCAGTGTGGAGGCTGAGGATAAGGAGGGGAAGCCGCCCATCAGCGTGAAGTTTGAGATCCCCTACTTCACCACCTCTGGCATCCAG GTGCGTTACctgaagatcattgagaaaagTGGTTACCAGGCCTTACCGTGGGTGCGCTACATCACCCAGAATGGGG